A segment of the Sander lucioperca isolate FBNREF2018 chromosome 7, SLUC_FBN_1.2, whole genome shotgun sequence genome:
CCCCCCCTCCTTCCACAATGCTTtagtgcagtggttctcaatttttttcaataatgtaccccttttgaattgtttctttaagccaagtaccccctgaccagcgttaatcatttttggtagaaaaaaagtctctaaaaagaaaaacagtacaGCGATGTCaccgatagatttactaaacaacagccttggacctgaaaaacatttaaatgctgatgagaaaaggagacaaaaactgtaaaaaagacaacacttggaaaaaaaattgtagaaagaaggaagtaaggcaagaacaggtcgaaaatagtatcaaaaacttcaaaaacagtgacataacttcaaaaaaaaaagtagaaggaaggaaggcaagaataggtccaaagaaggagacacaaatgttacatttttggtaggaaaaaaaagtacataaagagtaacaatgttctggacaacagccttgtaactattaaacatttagttaaagctacattgtgtaagaattactcccatctagcgttgagatcagatatcgcaatcaactctctctcaCCACGCAGTAttgccgggaagctacgatacccgttagcagcattagcagcagctgtgagtttatcatgtgacagagaaaacgtgaaaggcggagcagtatgtcctgtatgtctcttaccggctaacgtatttcaagatggagcatcattatggagcgtctaccccagttcatgcaagcgcaaatgtaaaattccaagctaataggaatacttggaattgatggtggtggtaactATTCATAAAAAAGGTCAAGTTTGTGAAGGGCAATACAGATtctgataatgaacaactacaatcgttacacactggggcttAAAATATCTCACATACCCccagcagtcctccaaagtacccctagggggacacatacccccatttgagaaacactgctttagatgaaaaaaaagaaataagcacagAATAGGACAATAAAACCAGTTTCATATCAGATCATCTTCAGTGTAATAACAGAAGGCAAATATTATCAATACAGCTCAATCATTGAGTGAAAATTGTTCAATGAAATCAAAAAAAGGACTCCAAGTTTTTATGAGCTTTACACATTTTGTATCTTACTTTTTTAAGGGGCAGAAAAGATAGAACTTACTTCAACAACTGTATAAATGACATAAATGGTATTATCTAAATGATTCTTGGGTGGAAGGTgggggaatgagaggaagaCTTTCTGCCAAAACTACGGATCTGTGGGACCCTGAAAAAGTTGGATCTGGGTATATTATGGTCTTTGGTGAGTGTTACAAATGATGCAAATGTTTTCAGTACACGCCAAATACATTTTTGGTTCAATATGTGTCCATATTTGAAGTTAATGAAAATGTTTAGGAGGCAGATGAATGGAAGTTAATTCCATTAACTCCAATAATCTGTGTGTTGCAGTAAGAAGCAAATGTGACAACACTGAAAAACTTTGTATACACATTACATCACCACTAATATACACTTAGTACATTAAATGAAAGTGAATCTAGAAAATCAAATGGTTGATCTACTCAGAGActgacaggagagatgatcaGAGGGGCAGAGTTTTTACCACCGTCACATGGAACAAATGGATCGAAGTATGGGTAGACtttctcagtgaaggagcagccagtaTAGGAGTAGATAAAAGCTTCAGCATCAAcgtcataaaaggagaccagaccctcctcataatccacaaacacccccaccttctgaggCCGAGACTTCAGAGACAGACGGACATCAGGGTCAGCACCGGCATAGTACGAATCACCATTCGTCAAAGATATCGTCCAGTAACCATCCTGTGGGCTCAGTGTGATTTCTCCCTTCCTGTTGACCGACTCTCTGGCCACTCCTAACCACCAATAAATCTTCCCTTTAACCTGAACCTCGTAATAAAATCTCCCTGAAGAGAAACTCTGCTTTGCTAAGACAGAAGAACTATAATTAAATCTCTCTGGATTGTCTGGGAGATTCTGCCACGCATCACTATCATGTACTTGTTTTCCatcatcagacaggatgagaTCAGGATGTGCTGTATCAGGATCAAGAGTCACATCCACTTCATACTGCTGGACCCTCTTCAGATCAGACTCATGGAGCAGGTTCTTCTGTTTCCTGAGTTTCTCCTGCTGAGCCACATAGAGCTGCTCCACCTCAGTGATTCTCTTCTtcagctcagagatttcctgttTCAGATCTTTGACGAAGCCTTCAGCCAGTTTCTCTGTcgttttctgtttctctttgaTCGTCTCGATGAGCTCGGCCTGGCTTCTCTCAAAAGACTCCTTCAGAGTGGTTAacatctgtctgtttgtgtcttcaTTACTGAGCTCCATTGAGTGTTTGATCTCCTTCTGGATCATCTGCAGAATTTCAGCCTGTGTCTTGCACAGCTCGATCTTCTTTTGTTCTGACACCATCCAGGCCATGAAGACGCACATCAGACACGCCAGGAAGAACATCCAGGTCTTCAGTTTGAATCCTGAGTAGACGTCACGGGGAACTTCTTCTGGTATCAGTTGAGCTGACTGTCTGAACTTAGCAGCCATCTCAGAGATCAAAGTATTGACCTGCAGCTTAGGTTTCATGTTGAAACCTTTTCTACAGGTAGGACACTGATAGGGAAGATCAATATCCCAGTGATCAGTGATGCAGGCTTTACAGAAGTTGTGTCCACATGGTATGGTGACTggatcagtgaacacatccagacagatggagcagAGAAACTGATCTTCAGTCAGCAGACTGCTGGCAGCAGACATATCGACACTCTGAGGATAAAAagtgtgaaaaacaaaactgtgaTTATTATATTAGTCATATATAATATGTTAAGACTTAACAAAAAAGCCTCTTATGTTTGCGCCCAATACGTGTGTGTGCcacccatagactgttaatattaatggacagagcatgtgtgatgtcacccattgaTTTGTGGAGATCGGCTATGAGTCGTCAAGTTAGTTTTTtgagggaggagcccttacactctacgttacgttacacactttcactggcaatctcatcatagccacgccctaaaacaccccctgctttatcgccgattttaaaatcaacaagaccataattaaagaaatgatcattctgtgttgtgtgagaatttgtttcatttttatttttgttttattggttgatttgatagggaccatgcatatttatgaacattgttgtataacaaataccatgtaaatatgccagaattagtaaaaatagctacttttcatctgcagtccctaggcaggtaacataggactaacatagagacagccagctgtcatacagcactcattcactatacattaaaaaggtacacataatggtgacatatacattgacaaaacaaaagaaaaatacatgaTGACAAAGACATTATTCATCCACCTCTATTCTGCATTCaatgtaacagtgaaagtgTCTGGGTGATGAAATGTGTGACAGTTAGAAGTGAGTGCATCTCTGGTTAGTTTTAACTGAGTTTTAATCCTCCTGTTGTTCTATAtcacaaatttgggtttctttcaaccaaattgtcaaacaaATAACGttgatggttccatacaacactcttcacaagttaaataaatgatcagttcactatttTCATTAAATCTGGGTGTTTTAtaaaattttatagcatttgaaaaaaaaatgacaaaaaaacattgaaaaaagtgtcaaattCCGGGAAAAAGCTTCAGAAACGCAGcgaaaaaaatctacaaaaacgtcgtaaaaagtgacaaaagaacGACAAAAAGGCcggcaaaagtgacaaatgtcgaaaaaagaacaactaaaGTTTgtacccagaaaaacaaaaagttgcatctTGCACagtcgatgggaagacaacacaagggttaaaggtgCTGAATGTAGGACCCTCTCTGATTGGGGGGGCGAGCTATTCCAGAGTTCACCTCCTATTATTGACAATACGTTTTGTCCAGAAGTGGTGCTTCTAAATGGTATCACACAGTCCCCCTTTTACAAACTATAACATTTTTAATCCCATTTAAATATAAAACttatttattcacatttcttagaaagaggaagaagagcagTTTCAGAGAGGAACTTCCTGTCTGAGTGGAGCTGAGCTTTTGATTTCACACAGGACACCGGTCAGAAATAAGTCTGTAAAATATTTTGAGCTAAAGCTAACTGTGACTGAACTCCATCTAACTTTAACTACAGGAGTTAGTCACTGTGGATTGGTTTTTACCATCTGTTTTAAAGTTCTGCCACAATTTACAAGTTGTTTTATCAAAAAATATGACTTTCATagcataatatatttatatcagATTCTGgttttaactttgagcaagtatTTAGTGAGTGTATGTTGTCTCAGTGTACTCACCAGTGTTTGCAGAGATTCTGCTGTTGTTGAGAAAAAGCTGCTGGATTCAGATGAATGTTTCTTTCAAGAGAAACGGAGAGATTTGCCTCGAGTGCAGCTCTGCTGTTGCTCAAACTTTCATTGTTGCTCCACCTCTCAGGCTCAAGCCTCTGAACACTTTCACTTGCGTGTTGACACATGCATTAACCACAACCACCCACAGAAAAACAGCTCACACACATTAAATACAAATCAGAGAAAAAcatgacaaagacattttaTAACATGCAGCCCCATTAGCCTGTAACAGTTTACATACATATAGACAAGGACTCCTCCCCACCAGTACACAGATCCCTGTCCAAGCCCCAAACCCCACAATATCATTGACCAGTGTAAAACATGCCCTTATTCTGCCCTAAGGCACAGGGAGTCCAAACCGGTCGCCGTATATCCAGTCTATGGTTCAGACAGCAGCCTGTTGTTGTATCATGATCCCCACATAAAGTAATCAACGTGATtggtcaggctgttctcatgaaccgttCTTACATATCGTCATGTCTCGTCTTTGTGTcaagttttagtttttagtttgtttcatgtttctgttttattttccatttcctgttttattttgaaacttacCGTCTCGTCTCATTTCAGATCTGTTGTCTTCCTGGTCTTTGTCCTCCTTCCtgcctgtgtgattacctgtccTCACCCCTATGTGTTGaacctgtgtctcattgtctccccTGTCTTGTGTATTTAAGTCCAGTCTTTTCTTTACTCCTGTGTGAGATTCTATGTTTTCCTTGTGTTCAGCCTTTTGAGCGGTTTTCCCTGAGTTCCTGTTTCCCTTGGAGTTTTTTTACCGTTGCCTGTTGGACTTCCCCgttggcatatatatatatatatttactgtcAGTCAGTTCCACCGAAAACCTCACAACTCATAAAGTTTTTAGTTTTTCCAAActttatttagcatttttttttaaataataagaaAACCAAAGACAATACAAATCCAACATGCAACCAAACAAACATGTTAATataatgtccccccccccctcctcccacaATGCTTtagtgcagtggttctcaattttttttcaatgatgtaccccttttgaattgtttctttaagccaagtaccccctgaccagcgctaatcatttttggtagaaaaaaagtctctataaagaaaAACAGTACAGCGATGTCACCGATaaatttactaaacaacagccttgtacctgaaaaacatttaaatgctgatgagaaaaggagacaaaaactgtaaaaaagacaaaaccttggaaaaaaagatggtagaaagaaggaagtaagacaagaataggtccaaagaaggagacacaaatgtcacatttttggtaggaaaaaaaagtacataaagagtaacaatgttctggacaacagccttgtaactattaaacatttagttaaagctacattgtgtaagtgCGAaggtgtacaaaaggccgtctatcagccaTCGTTGTTGGATCTCATGGATGAGAGAGCGGCGTGGACGCGCGCTTCACACCACGAGCGGGCACGCGCGCCACCCgacggaaaggagagagaaagaaaaggagactgcAGCCTCCAAAGcagctctttttttctgatgacgctggtctcttgctcttttcaatatcctttttctttttttgggcgaagaagaagaagactcctgttcctgaagtttagattttgaatatgtgtggtcctccatgtttccttcttcaaacttgccggggccgggaagctacgatacccattagcagcattagcagcacctgtgagtttatcatgtgacagagaaaacatgaaaggaggagcagtatgtcctgtatgtctcttaccggctaacgtatttcaagatggagcatcattatggagcgtctaccccagttcatgcaagcgcaaatgtaaaattccaagctaataggaatacttggaattgatggtggtggtaaatattcataaaaaaggTCAAGTTTGTGAAGGGCAATACAGATtctgataatgaacaactacaaATGTTACACACTGGGGCTTTAAATATctcatgtaccccctgcagtcctccaaagtacccctagggggacacgtacccccattttgGGATATgacgaggagagaggagagagagtggagaAGAGCAGCAGCAAGCTGAAAATGAATGTCGATCTCGGGTAGTCAGTCACGATAAAAAGTTGAGTTTAGACAAATATAAGAGCTGCATGACGTTGCCTCTGAGTGTTTGTTTATGTGAACAAGTTTGTTAAAGTAAGTGTTAAAAGTAGTTTTCTGCCGTGTTCGTGCGTGAAGCTGGGCAAAAAGACCCGTTCGTCTCATTAAGTTTCAGTCGCGTAGGAGTTAAATACTCTcgtgttttctttgtttaaaacgCTGCTGGTCGTGTGAAGAAAAAGATTGGCTGAGTCGTCGGATAGGGTCGTGTGTTGTTCGTCTTCTCATTGTGTATCCGTCAGCTGGGATTGCGGCCTCGTTGAATCAAGCTGCCGTCGTCAGGATCGCGAGGACAATCGCTGAGGGTCAATGAGTGAAGAAACAATACCCTGCCATCCGTTGGTCATCATTCAGCACCTCATCCACGAACCAAGAGTGGTGATGTATAttgttttcctcttttcctaCTGAACACTGGTAAGCAAACTACCATTTTCTGTCAGTGAGTCATCAGAACTGAACTGTTCAATCGTGCAGTTACCTTTGATGGAACTGTGACCAGTGAATATTCCTGCAAAGGGATTCATAGACTTTCTTTTGTGCACATTACTGAACTTTTTAGCCCATGAACTCATAAATGGACGGAGTATAACTTTTCCTGGATTTTTGAATTGGATCTTGAATTTTTGAACCGAATTGAAGTGAACTTTAAGTGAATCAAGTGAACTTCATTTGAAAGGTTGAGTTTACTGAAGTGAACTGTGAAACGTTTCAGTCTACTTACAATAAGTGAAACTGATTATTTTGTTCAGATTGAACTGCAACTGAAACACATTTGTTGATTTTCTCTCTTTattattttccacatttttatttcactttgatttttctgcatttgaaattgttttacacttcctgtgaaaacaaagaaaacagaatcATGGAATGAGAGGAAGACTTTCTGCCAAAACTACGGATCTGTGGGACCCTGAAAAAGTTGGATCTGATCTTAATGAAAAAGTTTAGGAGGCAGATGAATGGAAGTTAATTCCATTAACTCCAATAATCTGTGTATTGTAGTAAGACGCACATGTGACAACACTGAAAGACTTTGTATACACATTACATCACCACTAATATACACTTAGTACATTAAATGAAAGTGAATCTAGAAAATCAAATGCTTGATCTACTCAGAGActgacaggagagatgatcaGAGGGGCAGAGTTTTTACCGTCATCTGGAACAAGTGGACTGAAGAATGGGtagagtttctcagtgaaggagcagccagtaTAGGAGTAGATAAGAGCTTCAGCATCAAcgtcataaaaggagaccagaccctcctcataatccacaaacacccccaccttctgaggCCGAGACTTCAGAGACAGACGGACTAAAGGGTCAGCACAGACGTAGTACGAATCACCATTCAACAAACATATCGTCCAGTAACCATCTTGAAGAGATGGTAGAGTGCTTCCCTTCCTCTGAATCGACTCTCTGACCACTCCTAACCGCCAATAAGTCTTCCTTTTAACCTGAACTTCGTAATAAAATCTTCCTGAAGAGAAACTCTGCTTTGCTAAGACAGAATCACTAGAATCAAATCTCTTTGGATTGTCTGGGAGATACTTCACATCACAACAATGTACTTGTTTTCCatcatcagacaggatgagCCAGGCATTAGCTGTATCAGGATCAAGAGTCACATTCACTTCATACTGCTGGACCCTCTTCAGATCAGACTCATGGAGCAGGTTCTTCTGTTTCCTGAGTTTTTCCTGCTGAGCCACATAGAGctgctccacctcagtgcttctcttcttcagctcagagatttcctgttTCAGATCTTTGACGAAGCCTTCAGCCAGTTTCTCTGTcgttttctgtttctctttgaTCGTCTCGATGAGCTCGGCCTGGCTTCTCTCAACAGACTCCTTCACAGTTAagatctgtctgtttgtgtcttccTTACTGAGCTCCATTGATTG
Coding sequences within it:
- the LOC116054914 gene encoding E3 ubiquitin-protein ligase TRIM39-like isoform X3; its protein translation is MSAASSLLTEDQFLCSICLDVFTDPVTTPCGHNFCKACITKHWDIDIPYQCPTCRNGFNTKPKLQVNTLISEMAAKFRQSAQLIPEEVPRDVYSGTKLKTWMFFLACLMCVFMAWMLIETIKEKQKTTEKLAEGFVKDLKQEISELKKRSTEVEQLYVAQQEKLRKQKNLLHESDLKRVQQYEVNVTLDPDTANAWLILSDDGKQVHCCDVKYLPDNPKRFDSSDSVLAKQSFSSGRFYYEVQVKRKTYWRLGVVRESIQRKGSTLPSLQDGYWTICLLNGDSYYVCADPLVRLSLKSRPQKVGVFVDYEEGLVSFYDVDAEALIYSYTGCSFTEKLYPFFSPLVPDDGKNSAPLIISPVSL